A region of the Parambassis ranga chromosome 24, fParRan2.1, whole genome shotgun sequence genome:
ACAGTAGTTGTATTTGTGACATTACAGACACGCATTATCAGTCttatgcaataaaaaaacactgcaaatgccattttttttgaaaaatgactGAGAGACCTGGTATTCTCTTTTTTATGTCAAAATTAGTGCCGTACCGTACTTCAgcctttaaaatatgtttttcagttaacagaaatgttgttttttttctattgtttggGAAAAAACTTTATTGTACtgttttcttattatttataGAGCAGAAAATAAACTGATTATATATGAGAATATGTTCTCATTCACTCCTACGCATCTGAATGTAACGCCAAATgctttgtctcctctctccttcctgagCTATACTTGTCAAAGATCTGGCCACAGGGGGGAGCCACAGCACTGCAGAGAAGGTTCACTGATCTGCAACGTCAGTCTTATTGTTGTAGCTCatccagacacagcagcagcaagcatTTACACTTCAAACACATCAAAGTGAGGAAGCTCCAATGTACCACCTGTCATCCCTTTACACTGCAAAACACATGCTAAAGTATGCACAAATTTTGGCTGCAATGCACAAGCAATGATGTGCCTGCAGCACCTGTGGCAGAGTGCACATCATGGCTAAACAGGCTACGGTGCAAGATTTAGCTGTGTTTTCATTGGAAGGCCAACAAGCTGCAGGAACTATAAAAAACTATGACTTGAGCCTAAAATATTCACTGCCATTTTGGTGCTATAAATGGTTCTGCCATGTGTCCAGGACATTCACCATAAGCCTAAACACCAAATTAGCAAACTTTTAATGATAAATTTCTTGTGTCTTTGCAATGAAATGTTACTAAACTCTATTTAGTGATGAGGTGAAATTAGTTTTACACATCTTACAAGATCAGTGCCTTTTTATACACCTATACCACCAGTTCCACACATACTATATACATACTATATGTATACTGAGTGAATTTCTTAAATGTTGTGCAAAACAAAGACTCGTGTTTCAAGGTTGTAGGATGAGGGAAATCTGGAGATTTACTGAATGTCATATTGTGATGTCTCAACCATCATCTTTACAGGCACGTGCTGATACAATCTCAAATCATCTCACTGCAATGTAGCACTCTTTCTCACAGACACCTCAGAATCAAACTTGGCACAATTCATCACTCAGTTAATAAACAACATTTCACCAACTATCTAGAGTCCAACCATCCTCCTGCTTATGTCCCACAGTTTCTTGGCTGCCTGCTCATCTGTAGCTTTAGGCAttagctcctcctctgtgcagtTAGCGAAGCACTTCCCTGACACTCCCTCCACCTCAGGGGAGCAGGCCAGATAGAGAGGAGTCTGGGCCCCCTCCAGTGGACTCTTGAAAAAGACAAATGATGCGAGGTGGAACAGGGGCTTTGCCAGGAAGGGGATTTGAACATGCCTGCCTAGTCTGGTCCTCACGATGCCTGGTGTTAGAGCGTTAACTGTGACCCCCGAGCCCTCGAGCTGACGGGCCAGCTCGAGTGTGAACAGCAGGTTGGCCAACTTGCTCTGGCTGTAGCAGGCAGCCTTGTCATAGTTATTCTCGCTGTTCAGGTCGTCGAAGTTGATTTGGCCGTGCTTGTAAAGTTTGGAGGAAACCACGACGATGCGGCTAGGAGCTGATGCTTTTAGGATGTCTAGCAGAAGGTGAGTGAGGAGGAAGTGCCCAAGGTGATTGACACCGAGCTGCATCTCAAAGCcatcc
Encoded here:
- the LOC114428843 gene encoding retinol dehydrogenase 14-like; this encodes MSIAVLIAAVVGGGVLLFLRRLFPQQKAVKLLQYPADTMRGKTVIVTGANSGIGKAVSAELVKLQARVIMACRDLRSAEEAAQDIKKEAGPEHGQVVIKHLDLASLKSVREFCEEINKEESKIDVLINNAGIYQCPYTKTKDGFEMQLGVNHLGHFLLTHLLLDILKASAPSRIVVVSSKLYKHGQINFDDLNSENNYDKAACYSQSKLANLLFTLELARQLEGSGVTVNALTPGIVRTRLGRHVQIPFLAKPLFHLASFVFFKSPLEGAQTPLYLACSPEVEGVSGKCFANCTEEELMPKATDEQAAKKLWDISRRMVGL